One window of Ziziphus jujuba cultivar Dongzao chromosome 5, ASM3175591v1 genomic DNA carries:
- the LOC132803881 gene encoding uncharacterized protein LOC132803881: protein MELPPDNLLPSSLTYSAQWLTILLLVTLWMKFFKRSPPQPPMAIDGHEPLAKRKRALLLLALKTSLRFAVSNVVLVLTINNLCIWAGYLIPLVDKMFYILISKIVFEYHLLLNRHGCYTYGELPVTSMLLSFPYQMLLSVFYRLCLPPLAYNWYALNMVANVRHFHLAIHLEFTFLLFWAVL, encoded by the coding sequence ATGGAATTACCTCCTGATAATCTGTTACCATCATCACTCACATACTCTGCCCAATGGCTCACCATTCTCCTTCTAGTGACCCTTTGGATGAAATTCTTCAAAAGATCTCCACCACAGCCTCCAATGGCAATTGATGGTCATGAGCCGCTTGCAAAGAGGAAGAGAGCTCTGCTACTGTTGGCTCTCAAGACATCGCTCAGATTCGCCGTTTCCAACGTCGTTCTCGTCCTCACCATCAACAATCTTTGTATTTGGGCTGGCTATCTGATTCCTCTGGTTGACAAGATGTTCTACATTTTGATTTCCAAGATTGTGTTTGAATACCATCTTCTGCTAAACAGACATGGTTGTTATACTTATGGGGAGCTTCCGGTTACCTCTATGCTTTTGTCTTTCCCATACCAGATGCTCTTGAGCGTCTTTTACCGTCTTTGTTTGCCTCCATTGGCGTATAATTGGTATGCCTTGAATATGGTTGCCAATGTTCGCCATTTTCATTTAGCCATTCACCTTGAAtttacttttttgcttttttgggctgtattgtaa
- the LOC132803903 gene encoding uncharacterized protein LOC132803903, whose amino-acid sequence MGMKTWLKAVVMLMKKQSVFFCLYVFHAIYTFGFAVPSALNTTHYCTSTNPTSNPYSLFLSIYPLSLLFVFLTSRVLKEVDDYHDNICNSSSEASPSPYRSSESRSLKVAISLALFLCITLSQLLWAFHLTGLCIIWWRIATGN is encoded by the exons atgggtatgaAAACCTGGTTGAAGGCTGTGGTGATGTTGATGAAGAAACAGAGTGTGTTCTTTTGTCTTTATGTTTTTCACGCAATTTATACGTTTGGTTTTGCAGTTCCATCAGCCTTGAATACCACCCATTATTGCACCTCCACCAATCCCACCTCCAATCCCTACTCACTATTCCTATCCATCTACCCGCTCTCTTTGCTATTCGTCTTTCTCACCAGCCGGGTTCT GAAAGAAGTGGATGATTATCATGATAATATATGCAATAGCAGCTCTGAAGCATCACCAAGCCCTTATAGATCATCAGAATCTCGTAGTCTTAAGGTTGCTATCTCTTTGGCCTTGTTTTTATGCATAACG CTTTCCCAGCTTTTGTGGGCTTTTCACTTAACGGGTCTGTGTATTATCTGGTGGAGAATTGCGACTGGTAATTAA